One stretch of Mesobacillus jeotgali DNA includes these proteins:
- the hslO gene encoding Hsp33 family molecular chaperone HslO, with product MSDYLVKALAFDGQVRAYAAKTTETVGEAQRRHYTWPVASAALGRTMTAGVMMGAMLKGEDKLTVKVEGGGPLGVILVDSNAKGEVRGYVSNPHVHFDLNEHGKLDVRRGVGTDGTLTIVKDLGLRDYFTGQVPIVSGELGEDFTYYFATSEQVNSSVGVGVLVNPDNSIKAAGGFIIQLMPGTTEETISAIEQRLQSIPPVSKLIEKGLSPEELLEELLGEDNVKFLDTMPVSFVCNCSKERFSNALISLGAEEIRDMIETDGQAEAHCHFCNEKYMFTKEELEEIEREAK from the coding sequence ATGAGCGATTATTTAGTAAAGGCACTTGCATTTGATGGACAAGTAAGGGCATATGCGGCAAAAACAACTGAAACAGTTGGTGAGGCTCAGCGCCGACATTACACATGGCCAGTGGCATCAGCTGCGCTGGGCCGGACAATGACGGCTGGTGTGATGATGGGTGCAATGCTCAAAGGCGAGGATAAATTAACGGTTAAAGTAGAAGGCGGCGGTCCGCTGGGTGTGATTCTAGTTGACAGCAATGCTAAAGGAGAGGTCAGGGGATATGTCTCAAATCCTCATGTCCACTTCGATTTAAATGAGCACGGAAAGCTGGATGTTAGACGGGGTGTCGGTACAGACGGAACACTTACTATCGTTAAGGACCTTGGTCTGCGTGACTATTTTACAGGACAGGTTCCAATTGTTTCAGGTGAGCTGGGCGAAGATTTCACTTATTATTTCGCAACATCCGAGCAGGTCAATTCTTCGGTTGGAGTTGGAGTGCTGGTCAATCCGGACAACTCTATTAAAGCGGCAGGCGGTTTCATCATCCAATTGATGCCGGGAACCACTGAAGAGACCATCTCTGCGATCGAACAAAGACTGCAGTCCATTCCGCCGGTCTCAAAGCTCATTGAAAAAGGGCTGTCACCTGAGGAACTGCTTGAGGAATTGCTCGGCGAAGACAATGTCAAGTTCCTTGATACAATGCCGGTATCATTCGTGTGCAACTGCTCAAAAGAACGATTCAGCAATGCTTTAATCAGCCTTGGCGCTGAAGAAATCAGGGATATGATCGAGACAGATGGACAGGCAGAAGCACACTGCCATTTCTGTAATGAGAAATACATGTTTACAAAAGAAGAACTAGAAGAGATAGAGAGAGAAGCAAAATAA